One Halomonas sp. THAF5a genomic region harbors:
- a CDS encoding co-chaperone GroES, whose protein sequence is MNIRPLHDRVVIRRVEEEQKTAGGIVLPGSAQEKPTRGEVLAVGNGRILDSGDVRPLDVKVGDTVIFKDGFGVEKQKIDGEEVLIMSESDILAVVEG, encoded by the coding sequence ATGAACATCCGTCCCTTGCACGATCGCGTCGTCATCCGTCGCGTTGAAGAAGAGCAGAAGACTGCAGGCGGCATCGTGCTCCCGGGCAGCGCCCAGGAAAAGCCGACTCGTGGCGAAGTGCTCGCCGTCGGTAACGGCCGGATTCTGGACAGCGGCGATGTGCGTCCGCTCGACGTCAAGGTCGGCGACACCGTGATCTTCAAGGATGGCTTCGGCGTCGAGAAGCAGAAGATCGACGGCGAAGAAGTGCTGATCATGAGCGAGTCCGACATCCTGGCCGTCGTCGAAGGCTGA
- a CDS encoding FxsA family protein — MPFLLVFTLFALLDFVILFSVGSQIGLLTTLGLVLATGFIGLHLIRREGVATFARAQQRMHQGEIPSGELLTGAALIFGGALLMAPGFLSDALGFMCLIPNARRLLAKSLTWLGVRMQGLNVRAGTYRPRQGRDADWQQASPRGEGPEGARDDTATTGGDRPLEGEFISRDERR, encoded by the coding sequence ATGCCCTTTCTTCTCGTCTTTACCCTCTTCGCCCTGCTCGACTTCGTCATCCTCTTCTCGGTGGGCAGCCAGATCGGCCTGCTCACCACCCTGGGGCTGGTCCTGGCCACCGGCTTCATCGGCCTGCATCTGATCCGCCGCGAGGGCGTCGCCACCTTCGCTCGCGCCCAGCAGCGCATGCACCAGGGGGAGATCCCCTCGGGAGAGCTTCTGACCGGGGCGGCGCTGATCTTCGGCGGCGCCCTGCTGATGGCGCCGGGCTTTCTCTCCGATGCGCTGGGCTTCATGTGCCTGATCCCCAACGCCCGTCGCCTGCTGGCGAAATCGCTCACCTGGCTGGGCGTGCGCATGCAGGGGCTCAACGTTCGCGCCGGGACCTACCGGCCGCGCCAGGGCCGCGATGCCGACTGGCAGCAGGCGAGCCCCCGCGGGGAAGGCCCGGAGGGCGCTCGGGACGACACCGCCACCACCGGCGGCGACCGACCGCTAGAGGGCGAGTTCATCTCTCGCGACGAGCGGCGCTGA